Sequence from the Primulina huaijiensis isolate GDHJ02 chromosome 16, ASM1229523v2, whole genome shotgun sequence genome:
ATCCGACACGTGGCATCCACATGTCTTCTTCTATCCTTCTTTGGATTCCCTTTCTCCTCCCACGATCGTCCACACTCGCTCACTGTTCCTTTGTTTCTTTCCTTTTACATTGTTGTTTTGTTAAGTTTCCATAAGATCTCCGACTTTATTGCTTCCTTGATTCAATACTCTCCTCCTCATTATTCTCTAATTCTGTCTGCTTCAAGGCCAAGTTTTTTTTGATGGAGTTGTCCTGAAATCTAGCCATGTCGGTTCTTTCATGTGGGTTTTGTTCCATTGTTGCAAAGATTTTGCTTTTGTCTCTCTTTCTCGCCGGAAATTCCTTCTCGGATACACAATTTGACTTCGGGACGCTGACTCTCACCAGCTTGAAGCTCCTCGGTGACGCGCATTTGAGCAATGGGAGCGTGAGGCTCACTCGAGATCTCACCGTCCCCAACTCCGGTGCGGGGAAAGTGTTATACTCCAATCCCGTCATATTTCGTCGTCCCGGAACTCAGGACCCGGCgagtttttcttctttcttttctttctctATTACCAATCTGAACCCTTCCTCCATCGGTGGTGGGTTGGCTTTCGTCATTTCGCCTGACGATCAGTTTGTGGGGGATGCCGGCGGGTTTCTCGGTGTCATGGACCGGAAGAACACCCAAAACGGCGTCGTGGCGGTGGAATTCGACACCCTAATGGACATTCAATTCAAGGACATCAACGGGAATCATGTGGGTCTGGATTTGAACTCTATGATTTCAACCCGAGTTGGTGATTTGGAAATGATCGGCGTCGATCTCAAGAGCGGCGATCTGGTCAACTCGTGGGTCGAGTATTCCGGGTCAACCCGGATGATCAATGTGTACGTATCGTATTCCAACATGAAGCCTAAAGAACCAATCATATCCTCCACTTTTGATCTAAACGAGTACATACTGAACGATTTCATGTTTGTTGGGTTTTCCGGGTCGACCCAGGGGAGCACGGAGATCCACTGCATTGAGTGGTGGAGTTTCCGTTCTTTTTTCGATGACAATACCGGTTACAACTCAGTGTTTCCGACTGCGAGATCACCCCCTCCGCCGGCTAATCTAATGAATCCAACGGCTGACACAGTCAAACCGCCGCCGCCTTCTTTGGCGCCTGTGGAATCAGACCATAATGACACGGCAGCGGtacaagaaaaggaaaaaaatggtGGGAAATGCCACAACCAGCTATGTAAGGATGGGCCAGGGGCAGTCGTCGGAGTTGTCACCGCGGGGGCATTCTTCCTGGTATTTTGTGCGGTAGCATTGATATGGGTTTATTCCAAGAAAATCAAGGGTGTCAAAACACCCGAGACATTGGCTTCGGATGTGATCAAAATGCCGAGGGAATTTAGCTACAAGGAGCTAAAACTTGCTACGAAAGGGTTCGATTCTAATAAGGTCATTGGACATGGTGCATTTGGGACTGTTTACAGAGGTATATTGCCTGCCACGGGTGACATTGTGGCAGTCAAGAGATGTAGCCACACGGGACAGGGGAAGACCGAGTTTTTATCCGAGTTGTCCATCATTGGCACACTTAGGCATAGAAATCTTGTTAGGCTTCAAGGTTGGTGCCACGAGAAGGGTGAAATTTTGTTGGTTTATGATTTGATGGCAAATGGGAGTCTGGACAAGGCATTGTTTGAGTCGAGAATGGTTTTACCTTGGCCTTATAGACATAAGATTTTACTCGGTGTGGCTTCGGCTTTGGCCTATTTGCACCAAGAATGTGAGAATCAAGTAATTCATAGGGATATCAAGGCCAGTAACATCATGTTGGATGAAGGGTTCAATGCAAGATTAGGAGACTTTGGGTTGGCTAGGCAGATTGAGCATGACAAGTCTCCGGATGCAACCGTGGCTGCAGGCACAATGGGATACTTGGCTCCGGAGTACTTGTTAACTGGCAGAGCAACCGAGAAAACCGATGTTTTTAGCTATGGAGCGGTTGTCCTAGAGGTGGCAAGTGGGCGAAGGCCTATTGAGAAAGAGGTTATAGGGGTAGGAAAAGTTGGGGTGAGCAGTAATTTGGTGGAATGGGTGTGGAGTTTGCACAGAGAAGGAAGGTTGATGGTGGCATCAGATCCAAGGCTTGGGAACGAGTACAATGAGGAGGTGATGAGACGAGTGCTAATGGTAGGGCTTGCATGTTCCCACCCGGACCCATTGGCTCGACCTACTATGAGGGTTGTGGTTCAAATGCTGGTGGGTGAAGCCGAGGTCCCGATTGTACCAAGAACTAAGCCAACTCTGAGTTTTAGCACATCCCACCTTTTGATGACCTTGCAAGATAGCGTGACTGATTTGAATGAGGTGATCACCATTTCCACGTCCTCGTCTGAAACTAGTTTCACCGGTGGTGGAAGCAGTCATGGGCTAGACTTGGTATGAACGCCGATAACTCCGACGGTGTAGATGGATTCGGTTTcagctttatattttattaacttATATACATTGATTAACTTAAACTTTGTATCTAATATTATTGACTTCATTTTTATCCTACGTACGTACTATGTTCTGAGATTTGAAGGTTCAAGTGTTCCATCTTTTCCAACTAATATCAGGCCATGAAAGAAGAAACTAAAATGGAAGTCATTTTCTTGCAtaggattttattttgtgtgtttGTAGGTTGGTTGGTGGTTGCTTTcacaaaatcaaaacacaattcTTGTCAAAAGCAAACAAAATAGCTTTTAGAGTTTTATTGTAAAGTGCAAGTGATATGATTTGAAGAAGAAAGGTATAATAGTATCTTTTTGGAAATTTCCTTTtatgaattatttaattaattaaatattaaaaaggtCCACTAATTTAACCCGACCTTTAGTCATTTGAACTATTCTTTGTGCCTTAcgacatatatataaatacgaTCTTTTTTAATCTTAGAATCCGATCGAGATCGGGCTTTGGTCTAAGTGGTCTCACCCACTTTCTCTTTATAATTGGCTCAAGTTCGAGCTCTCCCCACCCCATAATTTAGAaattatcaacaaaaaaaaaaaagaatccgATCAATCACAAAACTTCATTTGAATACATATTCTAACTCAACCTGACTTTTTCTGCTGTAACAAAGGAGAAAATCATCATATTAGATCAAATAAAGCAAGATGAACTCTgtcacaacataattaattgtGTCGTTGTATAAatataatctttttttattattgattattgcattatatttataaatagtgAAGGGGTGTGGCGTCTCAAACCTCgtcacgtaatcatacaacatgcgacgtcatatgcataaaaattttcttttcaacgacgtaataatataatgcatatacgacaaaatgcAATCAacacactatctacgtcaatgcagcagaaacaatataataaatacacacatacaactcaagtaagacaataaactatactgtttctatctactatcaacGACAGGACTGTTTGATTAGACACACCTAGTCAttcaccactatcctgtctcacagcagagtcctgtaacatgtccaacagaaacagcccccaaagggtgagcatacacaacaatcatcatcgtaatacataacagttatatcatcAACAATATAACATATAACTGGAATGAACAGAAATACTTCCTTCGTTGTCTCTgaacaatcaaaccaccaacgatatcaatgtcatcactcccatactactgctacaacaacatcgacgatacgtcgcaccccaacaccgacgacagcaatatcgtcgaacgaataacatcgacgatacgtctcACCCCTACTCCGGGGACACCAATATCattgaacgaataacatcgacgatacgtcgcaccccaacaccggcgacagcaatatcgtcgaacgaacaacattaACGTGACATCTCCCAACAAACGAcaaccaacaatatcaacgataataaacaacaacagatataatatcaaatcacccaataccagtgatttatcatcgttcaacgcaatagtattcatcaatactaaaccataacaacatatgctcgtacgttaACACGTACCTTATAatcgaatatatatataatctggctatttctttgatcccgaggcttgtgatgtatctaaataattcaacaacaattattagatcattgtcaccgtatcaacacaatcataacaacctcgatatataacatcaaatagcccaacaacaattacttcaacaaaatataaaactcgattataaattattctcgttcaacaatttaatattttggtgtatttaattcacaatactaccatcaaatacacattaattaatttaaaattaaataataggctattttacaacatccgtcaaattacgaaacctttatatcaacgtgtagcctatacttcgtagactccgaatatataatcaaaattaataacaactgacaaacaactctccaatctcaatccaatgattaaaaaatctctaattataataaattaagaataattcaaaataacaccactataatcttctctatttcgttaaaatcatacactgtTCAACCATCTTCAacttctgtatgatttaacaatttatcggatttattcaagaaatcgacgaatttcaaacatcaccaaaactataaaatttatacctcaaatcgaagacctcgtgtcaatgatcccaaaactgaagtcagttcgtcgattggataaatcgataagtcgcaagatcgaaaagaaaatctaaGAACTCTTTTCTCTCACATCTTCATTTCCTCTCTGTTCATTCTGAGAATGAATGTGCTTAACTTTCAATTTTATCCttccttttttttatattatattatattatattaaaaaaataatataatataatataatatataatatttaatattttaatatcgaTATATCTCTTTgaaccagtcaaacgatcaaatttgtcaaaactcaaaacatgaaacttctatatctttgagttttctacgttatatccaaatctcaaatcatttggacttcatatgagcaagatatgtcactaattaccattttgtccttaaaattaattcattacgaaaatgacatcaaaataaattaatatttttcaacttatttacgaaaatgccatcaaaataaattgaatatttttcaacttatttacaaaaatgtcatcaatactattttatagttgtaatatttacttcaggcattgcaaagagaaaatgataatatataattttcttgtgGATAAAAACTCATCTTCTTTGTTCATTCATAtatcttaatattttttatccgAATTTAATTTGGACAAATGATAAAGCAGGCATACCTAACGTAATATCTAATGCACCTGTGTTGTCCGGCTTTCATAAGAAAACGAATAAATCTGCCCATAGAATCGGACAAGGTACTGGAATCGTGTCattgttaaataattaaatggAGGACAAGTAAATTTTGGCTGTAGTTTATTCCATAAAATtggatttatatattttcattttaattaattgaggCGGTTGGATCATtgacaaattttttaaacttcacATGCTCACGGGTTTTGAAACGTTATTATGTCACACAACACAAGCCACCGTTGCTAGACAGATTACTTATGAATATGTCTATACGTATGTGTATCATTTATGTGAGCATCGTTgagttaacaaaaaaatatataattttatcacAATCAATAGGTGAACATCACTTCGATGATAATGTCTGGAAgatcaattatatatatgcCAAGAAATATAATTCCTAAGTAAAAGtaagtttaatatttaaatatagtgGTGATGATGAAAGAACTTATATATTCCCAAAGGAACaacaaatttaatcaaattgatATTTGGGCTTGGGCCTACAATTTCCAGTCTTGATTTGGGCTTAAATCAGATGGACTTGCTTGAGAAGCAGTATAGCCCACGCAACTCTCCGATTGAGTAACATAGATTACGATTAACGACGCAGACTTTCAtgctcattttttttaaaaaaaaaaattttcttttacaaaaaatataaatttacaaTGTAATAAACGACAGTTTGATGttgatgataaaaatataaatatttacatTCTCACGCTcaatatatacatcatataattaattacaataaatAAGTTATTTATCATAAgactaatttatttttcatctctcaaattacatatcaatttttattttttttaatcatctcCAAAACAGTATTAATCGGTTCCCGGATCAAGCAGTTCTCGCTGGTCCTGATTTACATCTTGTGAGCAGTGAAGGATGAGCTGTTGCAACTCCAAAAATTCCATTCAAATCTTCAACGACACTTTTTGTATTtcccagttctttgcaactttCGTGACTAATTTCAGAACTGAAATTTCTAAATATTtcctgaaaattttgttgagttTTCGGCTCATTTTCAGTTTTAAGCACTCCTAGTTCACATGATTCCGATGTAGACTCACAAATTCTACCTCCCAAATATGATGATCTGCGAGGAACAGGCCTACACCTAGTCAATGATAAAGCATTTACAGGCACAATTTCTGCTTCAAATTCCCCATTCTTGTCAGAATTCGGATTCGATTCAACCACCAAAGAATCCTCTCTTGCATCCACTTTCTTGCCGTAACCAGCCCTACTACGGCACAGAACCCATCTGAAAAGGAGCTCGCGAAAGGTCCTATACCTGCGAAATCTGCAAGGGAGTTTGTAACCAAACAAGGGTTTCTTCAACCACAACCAGCAGCGGCGGTTTCCGGTGGTGTGGCGTGGATTTAAGGCTGACTCGGAGGTAGCGCTGCGGGCCCTGACTTGGCCAATGCAAGTAACTTTTGGAGAAGATGGTTCTCGAGTGGTTTCATCAATCAATCCAGCAGCATTCTTCTTGCCGAAAAGTGGGACCGCACGCGACCTGGCTCTGCTTCTGCTCACCACACTACCGGTCAAGAATCTCATCAACGGCTGCGGAGGCGTAAACTTCTCCACCCTGCTTGGACTGGATATTGGCAATGATAAAGCTTTCATCTTTATCATCTGGATCAATACAAGACATGCGATTGTACAGTCTCCAATGCCCAGAATTCGTTCTTGGTTATTTTGCTTACTCTGTCTCTCCAAGATTATATATTGTGATCACTATTCTCTTGGTTCAAGCGCCGACTCAGCTCCAACCTTTGAAAGTTTTAGTCTGTACCCGGTAGTTGAGTTATTACTATTTTAATATAAGGACAACCAAAATGTATTCAAAATGATAAATGTTGTGTCCATGATTAAAAATTTGATTATCTCAATAACATTTTATCTAACAAGTTTGTTATACCCAAATTATccaatataatttatttgactaaAGTTGTCTGCAAATCATCGCGTTAGTTCAAGATTTACCtaacatacataaaaaaaaaattacaattttgaattctaatgtcataaaaaaatagatataaagaccatattactatatatatcgAGACATAACCAATGTTACTTAACATACATTGAttcaagcaataaaaattctaaatcaGTTCGGTTAGTATGAACTATCAAGTAAGTTGTTgaacatattttatttagtaattttgTACTTTGTTTCTTTcaataaatcaatattaaatattaattttaaatcattatatttataCCCTAAATTTTTCAACCCTATATATattaatcaaaattcaaaagtaacatttgtttaaaaaactaAGTCGAAaacatcacttaataaaatacatttttattaattttctcaGGTTAATGCAGCACGGGTACGCTTTATATTACGTGCTACCATGTTTGGTAATTTATTGGGTCGACTTTCTCGTACGTGACCTCATgttattcatttattttccCTTCAGCTTTTTTCCCAcactaatatattaaataattttttcggTATGATGTCATAATCATAActtaatgttttattttaaaaaattagctaTTAGTATTTACAATTTCTCTTTTACTTGTACCCCGATttgttaatttatattaatttgtatATTGTAGTGAAAATTTGGacctttaattaattaaattggttaattcatgaaattattGGTGATTTAGGAGAGTtaatatctatactatatataaAGACTAGAGTATTTATTGGTCCGAGTTTGTGATATCAATTATTCTTTACTAAAACGTTTTATCCATTtagataagtaatatttttaatataatttattcataACTACGATATCTGATATAttgtaaaaattcaaaaaatttatttattaatcatCAGCTTAATTGGATGTGATTATTCAAATCGTTTGATTTTAGAAGTTTCAACTTTAGCACTTTTTCTACATTTAATTGGCAAATTTTGTGAAGGGACGCCAAAAGATCTGATTATTTGTTTCATATAATTTTcgattcattttcttttttaaatgcTTTTGACTCTACATATATAACGTTGTAAATGTGATGCGTCTTTATATGTTTATTAAGAGAAAATACAAACGTGACAATATGTTCAGGTTGTGTTTGAATTGAAATATTTggatttgatgaaatatttgaatagggaatttgaaattatgttatgatagatttgaaatccattacAATGACAAAGGATGACAATTTTCAATGTGTTcaaattctcaaagaaaaaaccTGAAACGGAGACAATGATCTTCaattttttcgggttcgggttcgagATTTAATAAATCTCTGAAATAGTTCGGGATGGTATGATGATATTATTATCATCCCCGAACCCACCccgaaataaaattaataatattattattaaataattttgatacaaataataatattgatattaatattatcattaataaTAACAGTATAATACGTGTTTGAGAATTTCACAAATTCGAAAAAGTGGAGATCAGGGCGGCAATGGAATTCGGGGCAAATCCCCTCCAGCCCACCTCGTTGTCAGCCCTAACAATgatgtaaaaaataattatttgtgtaATAGATTTGTTCAAACAAATCAATAGATTTTAAATCCTAGCTTCAAATACATTGGTTCAAATGCAACTTTTAAAAAAGTTATAATCatcatttattatatttgtcGGTAAAATATGCTTTTACGGGACATTGTTTCACCATATGCGCTATAAATTAAATCCAAAGTCATAAATAGTTTGACTTAATCACCTTATGTTTCATAAAATGTAGTGTGGACataaatttctttaaaacattgtcaaaaacttgtgtgagacggtatcacgagtcgtattttgtgagaaggatctcttatttgggtcatcaatgaaaaatattactttttatgctaaaaatattactttttattgtgaatatcggtaggattgacccgtctcacagataaatattcgtgagaccgtctcacaagagacctactcttaaatattttagtgtgGACACAAATTGACTTAATCACTGTTGTGTAGAAGCATAtcaataaatgatttttttatatacaaatttccatttccttattttcaaaaacatccaCTGTAAAATGTCAAAAACCGAATTAAGTGCCAGCGATCCAATTATTTTATGACCTTGACGAATGTATATAATATTGATcactatt
This genomic interval carries:
- the LOC140961904 gene encoding L-type lectin-domain containing receptor kinase VIII.1-like, with amino-acid sequence MSVLSCGFCSIVAKILLLSLFLAGNSFSDTQFDFGTLTLTSLKLLGDAHLSNGSVRLTRDLTVPNSGAGKVLYSNPVIFRRPGTQDPASFSSFFSFSITNLNPSSIGGGLAFVISPDDQFVGDAGGFLGVMDRKNTQNGVVAVEFDTLMDIQFKDINGNHVGLDLNSMISTRVGDLEMIGVDLKSGDLVNSWVEYSGSTRMINVYVSYSNMKPKEPIISSTFDLNEYILNDFMFVGFSGSTQGSTEIHCIEWWSFRSFFDDNTGYNSVFPTARSPPPPANLMNPTADTVKPPPPSLAPVESDHNDTAAVQEKEKNGGKCHNQLCKDGPGAVVGVVTAGAFFLVFCAVALIWVYSKKIKGVKTPETLASDVIKMPREFSYKELKLATKGFDSNKVIGHGAFGTVYRGILPATGDIVAVKRCSHTGQGKTEFLSELSIIGTLRHRNLVRLQGWCHEKGEILLVYDLMANGSLDKALFESRMVLPWPYRHKILLGVASALAYLHQECENQVIHRDIKASNIMLDEGFNARLGDFGLARQIEHDKSPDATVAAGTMGYLAPEYLLTGRATEKTDVFSYGAVVLEVASGRRPIEKEVIGVGKVGVSSNLVEWVWSLHREGRLMVASDPRLGNEYNEEVMRRVLMVGLACSHPDPLARPTMRVVVQMLVGEAEVPIVPRTKPTLSFSTSHLLMTLQDSVTDLNEVITISTSSSETSFTGGGSSHGLDLV
- the LOC140961095 gene encoding uncharacterized protein; this encodes MKALSLPISSPSRVEKFTPPQPLMRFLTGSVVSRSRARSRAVPLFGKKNAAGLIDETTREPSSPKVTCIGQVRARSATSESALNPRHTTGNRRCWLWLKKPLFGYKLPCRFRRYRTFRELLFRWVLCRSRAGYGKKVDAREDSLVVESNPNSDKNGEFEAEIVPVNALSLTRCRPVPRRSSYLGGRICESTSESCELGVLKTENEPKTQQNFQEIFRNFSSEISHESCKELGNTKSVVEDLNGIFGVATAHPSLLTRCKSGPARTA